The Virgibacillus dokdonensis genome includes a window with the following:
- a CDS encoding asparaginase — MKRIKLIASGGTISGKGANRLDLKDYRTGYYKGEDLLRQVPEVLNIAQVDAYELANKSSTKMQSSDWLKLKRLVNELLNQEHYDGIVITHGTNTLEETAYFLHLTVQSGKPVVIVGAQRPFTALGSDALQNLWIAFKVAIDEQSYDKGVLVVANNEIHSAREVSKTDTYSLETFQSGKAGALGYVSAEHTVLYDRYPTRKHTFQSVFNDNSNVRNLPEVAIVYSYAGVNEDIINFIVDSGKYSGIVLAGTGAGRCSPKEEKALKKACQKGIVVVRSSRCFEGRVVPIESFDTFPFITADNLSPQKARILLMLALTLTDDLSEIQAMFHDY; from the coding sequence ATGAAAAGAATAAAATTAATTGCAAGCGGGGGAACTATTTCAGGTAAAGGTGCGAACCGACTTGACCTAAAAGACTATCGGACTGGTTATTATAAGGGGGAAGATTTATTGCGACAAGTTCCAGAAGTTTTGAATATAGCTCAAGTAGATGCGTACGAGTTAGCTAACAAGAGTAGTACAAAAATGCAAAGTTCTGATTGGCTAAAGTTAAAAAGACTTGTTAATGAATTGCTTAATCAAGAGCATTATGATGGGATTGTCATTACGCATGGAACAAACACGTTAGAAGAAACGGCTTACTTTTTGCATTTAACGGTTCAAAGTGGAAAACCAGTAGTAATTGTGGGGGCGCAAAGACCTTTTACCGCCCTTGGTTCTGATGCGTTACAAAATTTGTGGATAGCCTTTAAAGTAGCAATAGATGAACAATCGTATGATAAAGGAGTTCTTGTTGTTGCTAACAATGAAATTCATTCTGCACGAGAAGTATCCAAAACAGATACGTATAGTTTGGAAACATTTCAATCAGGAAAAGCGGGGGCTCTAGGGTATGTAAGTGCGGAACACACCGTGCTATATGATAGATATCCAACTAGAAAGCATACTTTTCAATCTGTGTTTAATGATAATAGCAACGTTAGAAACTTACCTGAGGTGGCCATTGTGTATTCATACGCTGGTGTAAACGAAGATATTATTAATTTTATTGTCGATAGTGGGAAGTATTCTGGAATTGTGTTAGCTGGGACGGGGGCGGGAAGGTGTTCTCCAAAAGAGGAGAAGGCGCTAAAAAAAGCCTGTCAAAAAGGAATAGTAGTGGTTAGAAGTAGTCGGTGCTTTGAAGGACGGGTTGTCCCTATTGAAAGTTTTGATACTTTTCCTTTTATAACCGCAGATAACTTGTCACCGCAAAAAGCTAGAATATTGTTAATGTTAGCACTTACTCTGACGGATGACCTATCAGAAATACAAGCGATGTTTCATGATTATTGA
- a CDS encoding gamma-glutamyltransferase: MLFYKRKLTDDLFKEWFTTFAPKGKAPAAGEIWYAPNHETTLQEIADSYGESFYRGELAERIHQFSKQTGIRLAYFFK, translated from the coding sequence TTGCTCTTTTATAAACGGAAACTGACAGATGATTTATTTAAAGAATGGTTTACAACTTTTGCACCTAAAGGAAAAGCACCTGCAGCAGGTGAAATATGGTACGCACCAAACCATGAAACGACATTACAGGAAATAGCAGATAGCTACGGGGAGTCTTTTTATCGTGGAGAATTAGCAGAGCGTATTCATCAATTCTCTAAGCAAACTGGTATAAGGTTGGCATACTTTTTCAAATGA
- the agaW gene encoding PTS N-acetylgalactosamine transporter subunit IIC, with protein MLIKAILISIWAGIAGIDQFNFQTHLHRPIVTGVVVGIILGDMETGLITGATLELIWMGLVSIGGAQPPNVVIGGIIGTAFAILLDQDPKVAVSVAVPFAVAVQGAITLLFTVYSPIMHKFDQLAVAGNVRKIKWLSLSQLPVLFLFNFIVAFLPIYLGVDSARTALESLPSWILDGLSVAGGMMPAVGFAMLLHIMLKQQYIPFLLIGFVLVTYFELSLIGIAIIAIAIAMYDYFRKSTERKETTTNGI; from the coding sequence ATGTTAATAAAAGCTATCCTTATTTCTATATGGGCTGGAATAGCTGGAATTGATCAATTTAATTTTCAAACCCATTTACACAGACCGATTGTTACCGGGGTTGTTGTTGGAATTATTCTAGGAGATATGGAGACAGGGTTAATTACAGGAGCAACGCTAGAATTAATATGGATGGGACTTGTATCAATTGGAGGAGCGCAGCCGCCAAATGTTGTAATTGGCGGTATAATCGGGACTGCATTCGCTATTTTATTAGATCAAGATCCAAAGGTAGCGGTGAGTGTAGCTGTACCGTTTGCGGTTGCTGTTCAAGGTGCGATCACTTTGTTGTTTACGGTATATTCTCCAATTATGCATAAATTTGATCAGCTTGCAGTAGCAGGTAATGTAAGAAAAATAAAATGGCTTAGTCTTTCGCAGTTGCCTGTATTATTTTTATTTAATTTCATCGTTGCTTTTTTACCAATTTATTTAGGTGTTGATTCCGCTAGAACTGCTTTAGAAAGTTTGCCTTCTTGGATACTTGATGGTTTAAGTGTGGCTGGGGGAATGATGCCCGCAGTTGGATTTGCTATGTTACTTCATATTATGCTGAAGCAGCAATATATTCCGTTTCTTTTGATAGGTTTTGTTTTAGTGACATATTTTGAATTGTCGTTAATAGGTATTGCCATTATTGCTATTGCAATTGCAATGTACGATTATTTCCGAAAGAGTACAGAGCGAAAGGAGACGACAACGAATGGTATCTGA
- a CDS encoding FAD-binding oxidoreductase — MIFMNALEQILPSDRISDNETILEQHSADESYHTPALPNVVVFPKTTIEVSRVVKLASEFNVPIVPFGLGTSLEGSVIPYQGGITIDFSLMNQILEVRPDDFLVKVQPGVTRKQLEKELKKYGLFFSVDPGADATLGGMAATNASGTTSVKYGVMRDQVRNLQVVLADGSVIHTGNMAAKSSSGLHLNGLFIGSEGTLGCFTELTLKVHGIPEKMVAGRAAFTTLDNAVGAVIAILQAGIPVARVELVDASSMKHINLFSNTDYLEKPTIFIEFHGNEAGLQEDMNFTTEILEEHQCQDLAFEADTLGRNRLWEARHQTAYAFLHHYPGKKQMVTDVCVPISNLANAITQGRAAVDASGLAGGIIGHVGDGNYHILMMIDAQNPEDIAKANEVNEQIVSYALSCGGTCTGEHGVGVGKAKYQLAEHGAALQVMKSIKDSLDPHHIFNPGKIFTDLN; from the coding sequence ATGATATTTATGAATGCATTAGAACAGATACTTCCATCAGATCGTATAAGTGATAATGAAACGATATTAGAGCAGCACAGTGCAGATGAATCTTACCATACACCTGCTTTACCAAATGTAGTTGTTTTTCCAAAAACAACAATAGAAGTAAGTCGTGTGGTGAAGCTGGCTTCGGAGTTTAATGTGCCGATAGTGCCTTTTGGTTTAGGTACGAGCCTGGAAGGGAGTGTTATTCCATATCAAGGAGGGATTACGATTGATTTCTCCTTAATGAATCAAATTTTGGAAGTACGACCAGATGATTTTTTAGTTAAGGTGCAACCAGGTGTGACGCGAAAGCAATTGGAAAAAGAGTTGAAAAAGTACGGTTTATTTTTCTCTGTTGATCCTGGTGCCGATGCAACTCTAGGAGGGATGGCAGCGACAAATGCAAGTGGCACAACATCTGTTAAATATGGTGTAATGCGAGATCAGGTTAGGAATTTGCAAGTTGTCTTAGCAGACGGTAGCGTTATTCATACGGGGAATATGGCAGCGAAGTCTTCTTCTGGATTACATCTTAATGGATTATTTATTGGTTCAGAAGGAACGCTTGGTTGTTTTACAGAACTTACGTTAAAAGTACATGGTATACCAGAAAAAATGGTGGCAGGAAGAGCGGCATTTACTACGTTAGATAATGCAGTGGGGGCAGTTATTGCTATATTACAAGCTGGCATTCCTGTTGCTAGGGTGGAACTCGTAGATGCATCATCGATGAAACACATCAATTTATTTAGTAATACGGATTATTTAGAAAAGCCGACAATTTTTATAGAATTTCATGGAAATGAAGCGGGCCTCCAAGAGGATATGAATTTTACTACGGAAATTTTAGAGGAACATCAATGTCAAGATCTCGCATTTGAAGCAGATACGCTAGGGAGAAATCGTTTGTGGGAAGCACGACATCAAACTGCGTACGCTTTTTTACATCATTATCCTGGGAAAAAGCAGATGGTAACCGATGTTTGTGTGCCAATCTCTAATTTGGCAAATGCTATTACACAAGGAAGAGCTGCTGTGGATGCTTCAGGACTTGCTGGAGGTATCATTGGGCATGTCGGCGATGGTAATTATCATATATTAATGATGATTGATGCACAGAATCCAGAAGATATTGCAAAAGCAAATGAGGTGAATGAGCAAATTGTTTCCTATGCTTTGTCATGTGGTGGAACATGTACTGGTGAACATGGCGTTGGGGTTGGTAAAGCAAAATATCAACTGGCAGAGCATGGCGCAGCTCTTCAAGTGATGAAAAGTATTAAAGACAGTCTAGATCCGCATCATATTTTTAACCCTGGTAAAATTTTCACGGATTTGAATTGA
- a CDS encoding CitMHS family transporter: MGVLSINGFLTIIIIVLLLISGRVAPIIALVLTPIIAAVIAGFGLEDIGTFFNDGIADVVHVAIMFIFAILFFGIMQDVGLFDPLIRGMITVSQGNVIAISVGSVFIAAIAQLDGSGASTFLITIPALLPLYKKLKMNPYLLLLLIAGSASIMNMLPWAGPLGRSASVLNMDVTELWRPLIPVQAIGLVLMIALAIVLGYREKRRITKAYGSVEAAAAMEPDVTNVDATSETINKASETVAWKFWLNVLLAVAVVGTLVWGIIPAGLVFMIGVSLALPLNYPNMEDQMDRIRAHAPNALMMATIILAAGTFLGILTGTGMLNAIAEDVVKVIPAFIAPYIHLIIGFFGVPFDLLLSTDAYYFALMPVVEQIATGFGIDSLSTGYAMIVGNIVGTFISPFSPAVWLALGLAGLEMGRHIRYSLFWLWGLSIVLLASTVAIGLITV; the protein is encoded by the coding sequence ATGGGAGTTTTAAGTATCAATGGATTTTTGACGATTATCATCATTGTACTATTATTAATTAGCGGACGTGTGGCGCCAATTATAGCATTAGTGTTGACACCTATCATAGCTGCAGTCATTGCTGGATTTGGTCTAGAAGACATCGGAACATTTTTTAATGATGGGATTGCCGATGTTGTACATGTTGCAATTATGTTTATTTTTGCGATTCTTTTTTTCGGTATTATGCAAGATGTTGGATTATTTGATCCATTAATTCGAGGGATGATTACTGTATCGCAGGGGAATGTCATCGCAATTAGTGTTGGTAGTGTTTTTATTGCTGCCATTGCTCAATTAGATGGGTCTGGGGCATCTACATTTCTTATTACCATACCAGCATTGTTGCCGCTTTATAAAAAGTTAAAGATGAATCCATATTTACTTCTGCTATTGATTGCAGGAAGCGCAAGCATTATGAATATGTTACCATGGGCAGGGCCGTTGGGCAGGTCGGCTTCTGTGTTAAATATGGATGTCACGGAATTATGGAGACCGTTAATACCTGTTCAAGCCATTGGACTTGTACTTATGATTGCTTTAGCGATTGTTCTTGGATATCGGGAAAAAAGGCGGATTACGAAAGCATACGGATCCGTAGAAGCGGCGGCAGCTATGGAGCCTGATGTAACCAACGTAGACGCTACGTCAGAAACTATAAACAAAGCGTCAGAAACTGTTGCTTGGAAATTTTGGCTTAACGTTTTATTAGCCGTTGCCGTTGTAGGGACATTAGTATGGGGCATTATCCCAGCAGGGCTTGTATTTATGATTGGGGTAAGCTTAGCGCTACCGCTAAATTATCCAAACATGGAAGATCAAATGGATCGCATTCGCGCTCATGCTCCAAATGCCTTAATGATGGCGACAATTATACTAGCAGCTGGAACCTTCTTAGGGATTTTAACTGGTACGGGAATGTTGAATGCGATTGCAGAAGATGTGGTCAAAGTAATCCCAGCATTCATTGCGCCGTATATTCATTTAATTATCGGATTCTTTGGTGTTCCATTTGATTTGTTGTTAAGCACGGATGCGTATTATTTCGCATTAATGCCAGTAGTCGAACAAATTGCAACTGGCTTTGGGATTGATTCTCTATCTACTGGTTATGCGATGATTGTTGGCAATATTGTTGGAACGTTTATTAGTCCATTTTCACCAGCAGTCTGGTTGGCTCTGGGATTGGCAGGCTTGGAAATGGGACGTCATATTCGTTATTCCCTGTTTTGGCTATGGGGGCTTAGTATTGTTCTCTTAGCAAGCACCGTAGCTATTGGATTAATTACTGTTTAA
- a CDS encoding neutral/alkaline non-lysosomal ceramidase N-terminal domain-containing protein, with product MPLHCGTAKKEITPQIGTNLAGYMKERKAAGIHDPLYTRVFVFSNENDLFIMINLDLVGIDSRYVKLLTKRIWENFSIPKHHVFVHATHTHSGPGGIFDESSLLATAHPYLNGYLPYTKSIVDHQHNQILAAIDYALKNLEICEVKFGEGVAEGIATNRNNLEASYDHKVSVITFTNKQGEKAIMYHFACHPTILNANNVYISADFPGEVSKVLEERSDVNCAMFINGPSADISTRFTRKASTFQEIERIGGKLAQKVIQTSESATAIERPIVRAALYPITLQMRDIPDEKTIKQELKKLQAIYSEKQDKVSVGELRRIASQIEGANCLLQIVKNVKKVNDITTVIQLFRIKHIVFVGIPGEFYFESGEEIATYFDFPLLFAGNTNDQIGYIVPKKYWEKRDYEAYTTLLAPESEDKIKQAVREYLYLFANEGECKDG from the coding sequence ATGCCGCTTCACTGTGGAACAGCAAAGAAAGAAATTACCCCTCAAATAGGTACAAACTTAGCAGGTTATATGAAGGAAAGAAAAGCAGCAGGAATTCATGATCCTCTTTACACGCGAGTATTTGTATTTTCGAATGAAAATGACTTATTTATTATGATAAATCTTGATTTAGTAGGCATTGATTCTCGCTATGTGAAATTATTAACAAAAAGGATTTGGGAGAACTTTTCCATACCTAAACATCATGTGTTTGTTCATGCAACCCATACCCACTCAGGCCCCGGAGGCATATTTGATGAGAGTTCTTTACTTGCAACTGCTCATCCGTATCTGAATGGCTATTTACCATATACAAAGTCAATTGTAGACCATCAACATAACCAAATATTAGCAGCTATTGATTATGCATTAAAAAATTTAGAGATATGTGAGGTTAAGTTTGGGGAGGGGGTTGCAGAAGGAATAGCTACCAATCGTAACAATTTAGAAGCTAGCTATGATCATAAAGTAAGCGTTATTACGTTTACGAATAAACAAGGAGAAAAGGCAATAATGTATCATTTTGCATGCCACCCAACCATTTTAAACGCTAATAACGTATATATTAGCGCTGATTTCCCCGGTGAAGTGAGCAAAGTTTTAGAGGAGCGTTCGGATGTAAACTGTGCCATGTTTATAAATGGTCCATCAGCAGATATTAGTACACGCTTTACGCGAAAAGCATCCACTTTTCAAGAAATAGAGCGTATAGGTGGGAAATTAGCACAAAAGGTAATTCAAACTTCAGAAAGTGCAACAGCTATAGAGCGGCCAATTGTAAGAGCAGCGTTATATCCAATTACTTTACAAATGCGAGATATACCTGATGAAAAAACGATTAAACAGGAGTTAAAAAAATTACAGGCTATATATAGCGAGAAACAAGATAAAGTTTCTGTGGGAGAATTACGCAGAATAGCGTCACAAATAGAAGGGGCTAATTGTTTACTGCAAATAGTCAAAAATGTAAAAAAAGTAAATGATATTACGACAGTGATTCAACTGTTTCGGATTAAACATATTGTGTTTGTTGGTATACCAGGCGAATTCTATTTCGAATCGGGAGAGGAGATTGCTACCTATTTTGATTTCCCATTATTATTTGCAGGAAATACAAACGATCAAATCGGATACATTGTTCCAAAAAAATACTGGGAGAAAAGAGACTATGAAGCATATACGACGTTGTTAGCCCCTGAATCGGAAGATAAGATAAAGCAAGCTGTAAGAGAATATTTGTACTTATTTGCGAATGAAGGAGAGTGTAAGGATGGCTAA
- a CDS encoding tripartite tricarboxylate transporter substrate binding protein — protein MVTLIACSNNNKAVSGEWSPKESIEVVAPAGAGGGWDTTARMAAKIFEEEGIIEQDIGVVNKPGGGGAVGWAYVAEKAGNPHHMFIASPPIIDVPLNGQSQYDHNDFTPIANVIADYGAFAVRADSKWENLNDLFEDMKKDPSSVTIIGASSPGSMDHIQFVKIAKEAGVDIKKIKYVSEQDGGTLTALLNGSADVYSTGVAETIEQAKAGKIKVLGVTSEERLEGEVISEFPTVQEQGIDSYFVNWRGFFAPPDTDENAIDFYVSKFKELNESEAWKEIRKQYGWDEMFMYGEEYKDFLDEQKEESEQLLDELGILKNE, from the coding sequence ATGGTTACTTTAATCGCTTGTTCTAATAATAATAAAGCGGTTAGTGGGGAATGGTCTCCAAAAGAATCGATTGAGGTTGTCGCTCCTGCTGGTGCTGGGGGTGGCTGGGATACAACTGCGAGAATGGCTGCCAAAATATTTGAGGAAGAAGGGATAATAGAGCAAGATATTGGCGTAGTAAATAAACCTGGTGGAGGGGGTGCTGTTGGTTGGGCTTATGTAGCTGAGAAAGCAGGAAATCCGCATCACATGTTTATCGCTTCCCCTCCAATTATTGATGTGCCATTAAATGGTCAATCTCAGTATGATCATAATGATTTTACGCCAATTGCCAATGTAATTGCTGATTATGGTGCTTTTGCAGTAAGGGCAGATTCAAAATGGGAGAATTTAAACGATTTATTTGAAGATATGAAGAAAGACCCTTCATCCGTTACAATCATTGGCGCATCTTCTCCTGGGAGTATGGATCATATTCAATTTGTGAAAATTGCCAAGGAAGCTGGAGTAGATATTAAAAAAATTAAATATGTATCTGAGCAAGATGGAGGAACATTAACAGCTTTATTGAACGGAAGTGCTGATGTTTATTCAACTGGTGTTGCGGAAACCATTGAACAAGCAAAGGCTGGGAAAATCAAGGTGCTTGGAGTCACTTCAGAAGAGCGATTAGAGGGAGAAGTTATTTCTGAATTTCCAACGGTTCAAGAACAGGGGATTGACTCCTATTTTGTGAATTGGCGAGGTTTTTTTGCACCACCTGATACTGACGAAAACGCCATAGATTTTTATGTGTCTAAGTTTAAAGAATTAAATGAGTCAGAAGCATGGAAAGAAATTCGAAAGCAGTATGGTTGGGATGAAATGTTCATGTATGGAGAAGAGTACAAAGATTTTTTAGATGAACAGAAAGAAGAGTCTGAACAATTACTGGATGAGCTAGGAATATTAAAAAATGAATGA
- a CDS encoding helix-turn-helix transcriptional regulator, with protein MERKAFTQLRKKHQLTQQELAKELGISTIYVRKIEKGDADPGRDTMVKYELFFNEDIKKLFPDIFYAIDKEKQNDKEVI; from the coding sequence ATGGAACGAAAAGCATTTACACAGCTCAGAAAAAAGCATCAATTGACTCAACAAGAATTAGCAAAAGAATTGGGTATTTCAACTATCTATGTTAGAAAAATAGAAAAAGGAGATGCTGATCCTGGTCGAGATACAATGGTGAAGTATGAATTATTTTTCAACGAAGATATAAAAAAACTTTTTCCAGATATTTTTTATGCTATTGATAAGGAAAAACAAAATGATAAAGAAGTGATCTAA
- a CDS encoding tripartite tricarboxylate transporter permease: MGGLEGLLSGFQVAFSVEGIIFVFIGVLAGTFIGMLPGLGPISAIAVMIPISYGFDPTIALVMMAGVYYGAVFGGSTSSILLNAPGISGTVATAFDGHPLAKQGKAGKALAIAAISSFIGGTVGIVLLMLFAPMLASVAIAFGPPEYFALMLVALTAIASLSEGSLAKAFISGVIGFMFATVGIDAQTGTPRFTFGMTNLLSGIEFLVIALGLFALAEICFLIINSFKEKNDIHQNIGSLKLTKSDLKEMKGPATRQSFLGFIIGVLPGAGATIASFIGYIIEKKLSRRPEQFGKGSIKGLTAPETANNAATSGAFVPLLSLGIPGSGTTAVLLGALLVLGVQPGPLLFEDEPTLFWGVIASMYIGNVFLLILNLPLIPYISKLLLIPRPLLISLVITFCMLGVYAISFNTFDIYLLLIFGVIGFLMRLARFPAPPFILSFILGGMMEQSLRQSLTISEGGLGIFLESPIAMALFIVALLSIVIPAFKKKTIT, translated from the coding sequence ATGGGAGGTTTGGAAGGATTACTATCAGGTTTTCAGGTTGCTTTTAGTGTAGAAGGGATTATTTTTGTTTTTATTGGTGTGTTGGCAGGTACTTTTATTGGTATGTTACCGGGATTAGGTCCAATTTCGGCAATTGCGGTCATGATTCCTATATCTTATGGGTTTGATCCTACTATTGCTCTTGTTATGATGGCGGGAGTTTATTACGGCGCTGTATTTGGAGGTTCTACATCATCGATTTTGTTAAATGCTCCAGGTATATCTGGAACAGTAGCCACAGCTTTTGATGGTCATCCATTAGCGAAACAAGGAAAAGCGGGAAAAGCACTTGCCATTGCAGCTATTTCTTCTTTTATTGGTGGAACGGTAGGAATTGTATTACTCATGTTATTTGCTCCAATGCTTGCCTCAGTGGCGATTGCATTTGGACCGCCTGAGTACTTTGCTTTAATGTTAGTAGCGCTAACGGCTATTGCTAGTTTATCAGAAGGTTCTCTTGCGAAAGCGTTTATTTCGGGAGTGATTGGTTTTATGTTTGCCACAGTAGGGATTGATGCGCAAACAGGAACCCCTCGTTTTACGTTTGGGATGACAAATTTATTAAGTGGTATTGAATTTTTAGTTATAGCTCTAGGTTTGTTTGCTTTGGCTGAAATTTGCTTTTTAATCATTAACTCTTTTAAAGAGAAGAACGATATACACCAAAATATTGGTAGTCTCAAGCTGACGAAATCGGATCTTAAAGAAATGAAAGGGCCAGCAACAAGGCAATCTTTTCTTGGATTTATCATTGGTGTGTTACCGGGCGCTGGCGCAACGATTGCTTCTTTTATTGGTTATATTATTGAGAAAAAATTATCGAGAAGACCTGAGCAATTTGGGAAAGGTTCCATAAAAGGATTAACAGCTCCAGAAACTGCTAACAATGCAGCTACCAGTGGCGCGTTTGTTCCGTTATTAAGTCTTGGAATTCCAGGATCAGGTACGACAGCTGTGTTATTAGGAGCGTTACTTGTGCTAGGAGTGCAACCTGGCCCTCTGTTATTTGAGGATGAACCGACCTTGTTTTGGGGCGTTATTGCTAGTATGTATATCGGAAATGTCTTCTTATTAATATTAAATTTGCCGTTGATCCCGTATATTTCCAAGCTGTTACTTATTCCTAGACCACTTCTTATATCACTAGTAATTACTTTTTGTATGCTTGGCGTCTATGCTATTAGTTTTAACACATTTGATATTTACTTATTACTTATATTTGGGGTTATTGGGTTTTTAATGCGATTAGCGCGTTTCCCAGCACCACCATTTATTTTAAGTTTTATTTTGGGAGGAATGATGGAGCAATCTTTGAGGCAGTCACTGACTATTTCTGAAGGGGGTTTGGGCATTTTTTTAGAAAGTCCTATAGCAATGGCTCTCTTTATAGTAGCTTTGTTGTCTATTGTTATTCCAGCTTTTAAAAAGAAGACGATTACTTGA
- a CDS encoding helix-turn-helix domain-containing protein, with translation MKKNSPVFGNRLKFLRKQRGLKQEEVAKSLNISRARYSHYENNHVEPDIEMLKNLSRFYNVTIDYLVGNGNQNNDKDEVLDIDPELKLWYRDLPSNGEKDMLRLKKIWDVFKEE, from the coding sequence GTGAAAAAGAACTCCCCTGTATTTGGAAATAGATTGAAATTTCTACGGAAGCAGAGGGGCTTAAAACAGGAAGAAGTTGCAAAGTCTCTTAACATTTCCCGTGCTAGGTATTCCCATTACGAGAACAATCATGTAGAGCCAGATATAGAAATGCTTAAAAACTTATCTCGTTTTTATAATGTAACCATTGATTACCTAGTAGGAAATGGTAATCAAAACAATGATAAAGATGAAGTTTTAGATATTGATCCAGAATTAAAACTTTGGTATAGGGATTTGCCAAGCAATGGAGAGAAAGATATGCTTCGGCTTAAAAAAATTTGGGATGTATTTAAAGAAGAATAA
- a CDS encoding PTS sugar transporter subunit IIB, with amino-acid sequence MANILLTRVDYRLIHGQVAVGWVNYLRANMIVVVNDEVANDTFQQSLMDMAVSSGIETRYFSIEEAILKLPQASAQQKLLVVVRYIQDALKLIEGGLEIKEINIGNLHYEDGKKQIAKSVAINEADRACIRKIAEMGVKQTIQRVPEERGYDIVGLL; translated from the coding sequence ATGGCTAATATATTGTTAACAAGAGTTGATTATAGATTAATTCATGGACAAGTTGCTGTTGGTTGGGTGAATTATTTACGAGCAAATATGATTGTTGTAGTTAATGATGAAGTTGCTAATGATACGTTTCAGCAAAGCTTAATGGATATGGCGGTATCGTCAGGAATTGAAACCCGTTATTTTTCTATAGAAGAAGCCATTCTTAAATTACCACAAGCATCCGCACAGCAAAAGTTACTAGTTGTTGTCAGATATATTCAGGATGCATTGAAATTAATTGAAGGAGGCCTAGAAATTAAAGAGATTAACATTGGCAATCTTCACTACGAAGATGGGAAGAAGCAAATTGCTAAATCCGTTGCCATTAATGAAGCAGACAGAGCGTGTATAAGAAAAATAGCAGAAATGGGTGTTAAACAAACGATTCAGCGTGTACCAGAAGAACGGGGATATGACATTGTTGGCTTATTATAA
- a CDS encoding tripartite tricarboxylate transporter TctB family protein: MLKTLNRKIAVLLWCIAILYLFFAYRLPSYAYVPIDSNALPIILGILLLVLSTILFFGKGDAENDKLNINKTDLLKLLGVFLLIVLYASFLESLGFLIVSTFFIFFCSYLLGYRKHVINAVIAILVPLTFYLLFTSALQIRLPQGVMPF, from the coding sequence ATGTTAAAAACATTAAATAGAAAAATTGCAGTGCTTCTTTGGTGCATAGCTATTTTATATCTCTTCTTTGCCTATAGATTGCCGTCCTATGCTTATGTACCAATAGATTCGAATGCTTTGCCAATAATTTTAGGAATATTATTACTAGTTCTTTCCACTATCTTATTTTTCGGAAAAGGGGACGCTGAAAATGACAAATTAAATATAAATAAGACTGATTTGCTGAAATTACTTGGTGTGTTTTTGCTCATCGTTCTTTATGCTAGTTTTTTAGAGAGTTTAGGGTTTTTAATTGTAAGCACTTTCTTCATATTCTTTTGCTCGTACTTATTAGGTTATAGAAAACATGTAATTAATGCTGTTATAGCTATTCTCGTACCATTAACATTTTATCTTTTATTTACGAGCGCATTACAAATTCGATTGCCGCAAGGGGTTATGCCTTTTTAG
- a CDS encoding helix-turn-helix domain-containing protein — MKKNSPVFGNRLKFLRKQRDLKQEDVAKSLGISRARYSHYENNHVEPDIEMLKNLSQFYNVSIDYLVGNSIKNKNKDEVLNIDPELELWYKELPSNGEEDMRRLKKIWDVFKEE; from the coding sequence GTGAAAAAGAACTCTCCTGTATTTGGAAATAGATTGAAATTTCTACGGAAGCAAAGAGATTTAAAACAGGAAGATGTTGCAAAATCTCTGGGTATTTCTCGTGCTAGATATTCCCATTACGAGAACAATCATGTAGAGCCAGATATAGAAATGCTTAAAAATTTATCACAATTTTATAATGTAAGTATTGATTACTTGGTAGGAAATAGCATTAAAAACAAGAATAAAGATGAAGTTTTAAATATTGATCCAGAATTAGAACTCTGGTACAAAGAATTACCAAGCAATGGAGAGGAGGATATGCGTCGTCTTAAAAAAATTTGGGATGTTTTTAAAGAGGAATAA